A genome region from Candidatus Krumholzibacteriia bacterium includes the following:
- a CDS encoding response regulator transcription factor, which translates to MAATAQRVSGNVQQKVLIVDDHPIVREGIAQIISRDGGLEVCGEADCPEKALQLVATSKPDVAIVDLEFSIGSGLGLIRDLKVLHPRLPVLVLSMHDETIYAERVLRVGASGYIMKHEVAEHFVEAIRSVLRGGIYLSERMAARMLLRLAGKEPGRSASAIERLSDRELEVLQLIAQALTTREVAERLYLSITTVETHLERVKRKLGLESSRELFRYAIVWSLERF; encoded by the coding sequence ATGGCGGCGACCGCGCAGCGTGTTTCCGGGAATGTCCAGCAGAAGGTCTTGATTGTCGACGACCACCCGATCGTCCGGGAGGGGATTGCTCAGATCATCAGCCGGGACGGGGGCCTGGAGGTCTGCGGGGAGGCCGACTGCCCGGAGAAAGCGCTGCAGTTGGTCGCTACCTCGAAGCCGGACGTAGCGATCGTCGACCTTGAGTTCTCCATCGGCAGCGGCTTGGGGCTCATCCGCGACCTCAAAGTGTTGCATCCTCGCCTACCCGTGCTGGTTCTCTCTATGCACGACGAGACCATCTACGCAGAGCGCGTCCTGCGCGTAGGGGCCTCCGGCTACATCATGAAGCACGAGGTCGCCGAGCACTTCGTCGAGGCGATCCGCAGCGTTCTGCGCGGCGGTATCTATCTGAGCGAGCGGATGGCGGCGCGGATGCTCCTGAGGCTGGCCGGCAAGGAGCCCGGCAGGTCGGCCTCCGCCATCGAGAGGCTGAGCGACCGCGAGCTGGAGGTTCTCCAGCTGATCGCTCAGGCTCTGACGACCCGTGAGGTCGCTGAGAGGCTCTACCTGAGCATTACGACCGTCGAGACGCATCTCGAACGCGTCAAACGGAAGCTCGGGCTCGAGTCGAGCCGGGAGCTGTTCCGATATGCCATCGTGTGGTCACTCGAAAGGTTCTGA
- a CDS encoding PAS domain S-box protein, with the protein MRSPIQRFGLAVSSVALAQLLTLVLPPIREGASFLLLLAAVVAATWYGGRWPGLLATALAGFSSVWFLQPGSGPLKLGPDDWVRLGVFLFVTLAIICLVGERGRAAKALSRSRDDLEKRVAERNGQLLQANEALRAGALVRERAEEALSQLATIEACMEDGVVTTALDGTVVSCNPGAERLYGYTAAEFVGRSISLLLPPDASSQLPRLLERISHGEAIGQLESVHRRRDGTQVQLLLTISPIKNAAGSVHGVSALVHDITRRKEAEKKIALYQQQLRSLASALSFAEQQERRRIATELHDHLAQMLILSKMKISMLQTASASASEDVRKAMEAIHLLLDKSIEYTRTLICDLCPPMLHEIGLEAALEWLAKQTEEQHGIRVHFEDDEQPKPSDESVRILLFQAVRELLMNVIKHAKASQAIVAVRRLEDQVEIRVEDDGTGFDMESVGVRVGPERGFGLFSIRERLDVVRGSFEIRSSPGGGSRATLRAPLRQGAGRARRK; encoded by the coding sequence ATGCGCTCCCCGATACAGCGTTTCGGCCTGGCCGTCTCGTCGGTGGCGCTCGCACAGCTCCTCACGCTCGTCCTGCCACCGATACGGGAAGGCGCTTCCTTCCTTCTCCTGCTGGCCGCCGTGGTGGCAGCTACGTGGTACGGCGGGCGGTGGCCGGGCCTCTTGGCGACGGCTCTCGCCGGTTTCTCGAGCGTTTGGTTCCTCCAGCCGGGCTCCGGTCCCCTGAAGCTTGGGCCGGACGACTGGGTGCGACTCGGGGTCTTCTTGTTCGTGACGCTGGCGATCATCTGTCTCGTTGGCGAACGGGGGCGGGCGGCGAAGGCACTGAGCCGCTCCCGGGACGATCTGGAGAAGCGCGTCGCGGAGCGCAACGGGCAACTCCTGCAGGCCAACGAGGCCCTGCGGGCAGGGGCGCTTGTGCGCGAGCGCGCCGAGGAGGCGCTGTCGCAGTTGGCGACGATCGAGGCGTGCATGGAGGACGGGGTGGTCACCACGGCGCTCGACGGAACCGTGGTGAGCTGCAACCCTGGCGCAGAAAGGCTCTACGGCTACACCGCCGCGGAGTTCGTGGGTCGGTCGATCTCCCTGCTCTTACCGCCCGACGCGTCCTCGCAGTTGCCGCGCCTCCTCGAGCGGATCTCGCATGGGGAAGCCATCGGCCAGCTCGAATCCGTGCACCGGCGGCGGGACGGGACCCAGGTTCAGCTGCTCCTGACCATCTCTCCGATCAAGAACGCCGCCGGAAGCGTCCATGGAGTCAGCGCGCTCGTCCACGACATCACCCGGCGCAAGGAGGCGGAGAAGAAGATCGCGCTCTACCAGCAGCAGCTGCGCAGCCTCGCGTCGGCGCTGTCCTTCGCCGAGCAGCAGGAGCGCCGACGAATCGCCACGGAGCTGCACGACCACCTGGCCCAGATGCTGATCCTCTCCAAGATGAAGATCAGCATGCTGCAAACCGCTTCCGCTTCCGCTTCCGAGGACGTTCGCAAGGCGATGGAGGCGATCCACCTCCTGCTCGACAAGTCGATCGAGTACACACGCACGCTGATTTGCGATCTGTGCCCGCCGATGCTCCACGAGATCGGGCTGGAGGCCGCTCTTGAATGGCTCGCAAAGCAGACCGAGGAGCAGCATGGCATCCGCGTACACTTCGAGGACGATGAGCAGCCGAAGCCGAGCGACGAGTCCGTCCGCATCCTGCTGTTCCAGGCGGTGCGCGAGCTACTGATGAACGTGATCAAGCACGCGAAGGCTTCCCAGGCGATCGTCGCGGTTCGCAGGTTGGAGGATCAGGTCGAGATCCGCGTCGAGGACGACGGCACCGGTTTCGACATGGAGAGCGTGGGGGTCCGAGTCGGACCGGAGCGAGGCTTCGGCCTGTTCAGCATCCGGGAGCGCCTGGACGTCGTGAGGGGCAGCTTCGAGATCCGGTCCAGCCCCGGCGGCGGGAGTCGGGCGACGCTTCGAGCGCCGCTCCGGCAGGGCGCAGGGAGAGCGCGGCGGAAGTGA
- a CDS encoding response regulator transcription factor — MRHCIPTRILLVDDHRMMREGLRSLLDLHADLRVVGEAGDGEAAVKAVRELRPDIVVMDIQMPGLNGIEATRRITGEFPEVKVIGLSMLFLKSGEAGMAAAGAVAVLNKNSAFEELAVTIRDVIRGGSPRGLQSPRRPRKSPDP, encoded by the coding sequence GTGAGGCACTGCATCCCCACCCGGATTCTCTTGGTTGATGATCACCGAATGATGCGGGAAGGGCTGCGCAGCCTCCTCGATCTCCACGCGGACCTGCGAGTGGTGGGGGAGGCTGGCGACGGCGAGGCCGCAGTGAAAGCCGTGCGCGAGCTCCGTCCGGACATCGTCGTCATGGATATCCAGATGCCGGGCTTGAACGGCATCGAGGCCACGCGCCGGATCACGGGCGAGTTCCCGGAGGTGAAGGTCATCGGGCTCTCCATGCTGTTCCTCAAGAGCGGCGAGGCCGGCATGGCAGCGGCGGGGGCCGTGGCCGTCCTCAACAAGAACTCGGCTTTCGAGGAACTCGCTGTCACCATCCGCGACGTGATCCGGGGCGGCTCGCCGCGCGGGCTCCAGTCCCCACGTCGGCCCCGGAAGTCTCCTGACCCCTAG
- a CDS encoding helix-turn-helix transcriptional regulator gives MDLSLAIRQRLEDLGLEQRDLATAAQVTESYISQLLTRKKAPPAPERTDIYEKLEKLLKLPRGELAKLADVQRHEELKKKIGHPPSPLLKDVRELLLRKCKPDKERQIRAIFEKQPFGELERLVTQKLLDVVKGVAKKELGSENWLHLVARLSGRSFEQMRVIILEFLDTDVFNVSTENCVAFLDPLIESWDINLTTFGMEIVLNRRVAPGHPKKLDFVEREPEPRVHEEPGLRKFLRDPSLRGDATEEEIEFLRKLKFKGKRPTALYYYRELQNLRDPLHFRNPPKSE, from the coding sequence GTGGATCTTTCTTTGGCGATCAGGCAGCGCTTGGAGGACTTGGGTCTTGAGCAGCGAGATCTGGCAACCGCGGCCCAAGTGACCGAGTCTTACATTTCACAGCTGTTGACCCGGAAAAAGGCGCCCCCTGCCCCTGAACGGACTGATATTTACGAGAAGCTGGAGAAACTTTTGAAGCTACCACGCGGTGAGCTCGCCAAGCTGGCCGACGTGCAGCGCCATGAAGAGCTGAAGAAAAAAATTGGGCACCCGCCTAGCCCCCTATTGAAGGACGTTAGAGAGTTACTGCTTCGCAAGTGCAAGCCGGATAAAGAAAGACAAATACGGGCGATTTTTGAGAAGCAGCCCTTCGGTGAACTCGAGCGCCTAGTTACGCAAAAGCTCCTAGACGTGGTCAAGGGAGTTGCTAAAAAAGAACTGGGAAGTGAAAACTGGCTCCACCTGGTAGCGCGACTCAGCGGCCGCAGCTTTGAACAGATGCGGGTCATCATTCTTGAGTTCCTGGATACGGATGTGTTCAATGTGTCGACGGAAAACTGCGTCGCTTTCTTGGATCCGCTGATTGAATCCTGGGACATCAACCTTACGACTTTTGGTATGGAAATCGTCCTCAACCGCCGAGTGGCCCCGGGTCACCCCAAGAAGCTCGACTTTGTTGAAAGGGAACCCGAACCACGTGTGCACGAGGAGCCGGGTCTCAGGAAATTCCTTCGTGATCCTTCTCTCCGTGGCGATGCGACCGAGGAGGAGATCGAGTTCCTAAGAAAGCTGAAATTCAAGGGGAAACGGCCTACTGCGCTCTATTATTACCGCGAATTGCAAAACCTCAGAGACCCCCTCCATTTTCGCAATCCGCCCAAGAGCGAATAA